The genomic region TACCGCCCAATGATGGCAGGATCTCGTTGAGATCCACTCCTCAACAAAGCCACTCATGTCTCGCACAGAACGATTATTTGACTTGATTCAGACCCTGCGAAGCCATCGGTTTCCAGTGACTGGCAATCATTTGGCCAAAGAACTGGGGATAAGCGTTCGTACGCTTTACAGAGATATCGCAACACTTCAGGGACAAGGTGCCAATATTGAAGGAGAGCCAGGACTTGGTTACGTATTGCGCCCTGGCTTCATGCTCCCGCCATTAATGTTTACCGAAGAGGAAATAGAGGCCCTTGTCTTGGGTTCTCGCTGGGTGTCCGAGCGGGCCGACCTTCAACTAAGTAGAGCCGCAAAGGTAGCCTTGTCAAAAATAGCTTCTGTATTACCCCAAGACCTGCGAACCGAACTGGATGCCAGCTCATTGATGGTTGGCACAGTCGCTCAAACAGAAACAGAGGCCATCGATCTGTCGCAGATTCGCCGAGCCATTCGAATCGAGCACAAGGTACAGATCAAGTACCTGGATCTGAAGGGAGCCCGTTCAGAGAGAACGATCTGGCCCGTTGCGCTGGGCTATTTTGACCAGGTTCGGATGCTTGCCGGGTGGTGCGAACTACGGCAAGAGTTCCGTCATTTCAGGACGGATCGCATATCGGCCTTGAGAGTAGAGCCCGAGCGCTACCCTCGTCGGAAGCAGATCTTGCTTAAAGAATGGCGTGAGGTGGACATTCTTCAGCGCATTCAGCGAGCGCGGCAGCCTTTGTCTTAGCGTGCTTGGCGCGGTCCTGGGGTCTACGCATACAGGCAGTGAAACGGCCGACTTTTACGAGCACAGTACAGGCCCACCCCAAAAACAAAAAAGGCCTGCATCACTGCAAGCCTTGATTGTTCTGGTGCCGGAGATAGGAATCGAACCTACGACCTTCGCGTTACGAGTGCGCTGCTCTACCGACTGAGCTACACCGGCGTGGCGCTAACGCTAGCACCAGGCGACGAGCGGAGCAAGCTACTCAGGCTTGATCGCGATGACACCCTGGGCCCAGAAGCGCGGTTGGAAGTGGCCGCCGTATTGCTGCTGATAGAGCTTGTTGCGCTCGTCCAGGTGCGGCACGTCGCGGATCACCACGTAGACCAGGAACAGCACGGCGGCGGTACTGATGCCCATCCAGGACCAGTGGATGAAGGCATTGGGTTTGGCGGGTTCACTTTTCCAGACATGAATGCCCATCAGCCATCCGACCACCAGGGACAGCCACAACTGGGAGTACGGCATGACAATCACCCCATCGACCATTGATTGGGTCAGGGCGCCGATCAGGCTGGCGAACAGGCAGACTCGCAGCAGGTCGACCGGGTCGTTGGAGTCGGCGCGCTCGCGGACCAGGCGGAAAGTGGCCCAGAGTCCGCGGCCGACCAGCCACATCACCAGCAGGGTGGAAGGGATACCCCACTCGCAGGCCCATTGCAGAATGGCCTGGTGCGGGTGGGCGGCGATGGGGTTGTGGATATCGGCGAAATGCATGGGGCCGAAGCCGAGCCAGGGACGTTCGCGGATCATGTCCCAGGCTTGTTGCCAGATCACGTCACGGGCAGAGAGCGAGGTGGTCAATCGATCGCCGGCGAAGTTCACTACCGTAAGGCCGAGATGATCAGCCAAGACACCAAATACAAACCAGAACAGCAACAGGCCAGTTGCAGCTGCCGGTAATTGCCATGAGAACCAACGTCTACCGCTGCGCCCGCAAATGACCATCAGGCATCCGGCGACGCCCATACCGAGCCAGGTGCCACGCGTACCACCCGAGATCGCGACCATCCACCAGATAGCCAGCAGCACGAATACCCAGAGCCGGGTGGTGCGTTTACTCGCCAACAGTAATGGAAGGGACAGCAGCGGCAGGGTAAAGGTCTGGAACTGGCCGTAGAAGCGCTTGTTCGAGAAGCCTCTCAGGAACGTATCGGCGTCCAGCGTGCCGACACCCGAGGAAAGCGAATGAAACGCCAAAGTCAGGAAGTCGAAACTTTTGAAGGCGCAGATGAACACGATGAAGAGCATCAGCACCCGATCGAGAGAAACGTCATCTGACCGGCGCGTATGGGCGATGGCTCCGGCACAGAGACCACCTGCCGTGATCAGAGCCACTTCCGCGAAAGCCCAAAGCGGTTGGTGCGAGCGCAGAGAAGAAATGGCACCTATTACCAGAATCGATCCACAGCCCAGAACAACAGGCTGATCAACCAAGCTTGGTGAATAGGGTCTCCGCCAGCACAGGAGAAAGACAAGCGCGGTACCGGCAACAATGATCTGCCCGAGGCGCTGAACCGTATGCTCACCAAAACCGCGCCCGAGCACCATCATGCCCAAGAGGAACAGGGCGAATAACAACCAGATTCTTGTTCGTGGAGTTTGGGAGATATCCATCAACGTGTCGAAACGTCCATTTCAAACAGACTCTCGAAAGCTCAAGCTTTTGGAGCCAGCATCAATGGTGCCTTGGGGTAAGCGCGTGAGCAAGCTAGTTGGTTTCCCTTACCGCACCCAAGCTCAAGGTAGCGCTGTGACTCCTCGGTTTGTCCAAGCGCCTTGAATGCGTCGGCCATGCCTACGTATGGTCTTGCATAGCTGGGCCTGAGATTTATGGCATGTTCGAATTCCACTTTAGCATCTTCCGGCTTTCCACGAAGCAGAAGAATTTTTCCGCGTTGGTAATATGCATACTCGTAGGATGGCTTCAACTCCAGAGCCTTTTCAATATTTTTCGAGGCAGCATCAATATATCCGGCATCCAGATAGCTGACCCCCAGATTATAGTAAACCCGATAACCACCAAAGAGACCTGGCTTATCGCCCTGCGCCTCATAATATTGAACAGCTTCATCCCAAACAAGAACTGGCATGGACATAGCTAACAGCCGATCATAGGAAAGCCCAAAAAAATAAACTAAAAAAACAGGTACCAGAGTAACTATGTAAATCTTCTTCAACCGCCGAAGCCCTAGCGCCAAGGCAAAAAACAAACCTGGAGCCCACAGATAACTACGATATAAAACAAATGGTTCCTGCAAACGGACCGAAGCCAGCTCCGTAGCAAACATTACCCATGGAAATAATAAGGCGAAACCCAGCCCTCCCTTGTTTGCTCCACGCAGCAGCAATACGAACGCTGCCGCCCCATAGGAAATAAACGCCACCAAACCAGCCCAGGCCCACCAGGTACTGTAACTTAGAGGAAATGGAACACGAAGATCCAAGCCCAGAGCATTATCTCGAGGAAGAATAAACACTGCCAGATACTTGAAAAACAACCCCATCTGGTTCAACACACTCAACACATAGAGGGAACCATCCGGCTGAAAGACCTCATCACTGAGTACTTCCTCACTCTTGATTTCATAAGCACTTCCAATCATGCCCCTTGCCCAAAGCACAACAGATAGCGCCATGACGCCCTGGAGTAAAAGAACTACAAAAATCTCTCGAGAGCCAGATGAAATGGAAAGCTGGCTACGTCGATGTAGAACCCATAGAAGGAAGCATAAAGCAGGCAACATCACCGCATGCTCTTTTGCATACAAGGATAAAAATACAAAAAAGCAGGATCCCCAAAGAGCCCAACGTCTACCACAGAGCCCCTGCCAAAACATCCATAACCCAAGCACTCCCAAAAGAGTGGCACATATAATCGTACGCTGTATGAGATATCCCTGGGTCAAAATGGCCAGCGGATGTATAGCAAACAAAAATGCCGAAATAAATGCGGCGAAATCTACATTCAAAAATAAAGAATCTCGTGCATCCAAACTACCGAGTAAATTTCGTATAAAACCAAAAATCACCAGAGCGGTGCAAAAATGAAGAAACAAGTTACCTAACCTAAGCCAAACAATCTTATCACTAAAATAGACTATATTGGCAGCCATGGAGTCATACACCCATAACCGCGGAGTCAGGCTAAACCCACTGGATAGCAATGCGGCAGGCCCGCCCTCTCTGAAGAACGGCTCATCGTCAAAAATCAAGGGATTATTCAAAAAAGAATAACAAAGCAATAACAAAAAAATGGCAACCAAAACAGCAAACAACAAATAAATATTTCGACGCAAAGTCATACTCAACTGAAATTCAAACATCAAATAGCTCACCTCCAAAAAAACCGGTACCCCACAAGAGAATACCGGCATTGAACCTTATAAAGCCTAAGTCTCAGTATCCAAAGCCAGTTCCATCACTACTTACAGGCGTTCGCTGCAAGACAGGTACCAGTCTGCGTCCAGGTAGTAATACCACCATTGCTAACAGGTGTAAGTACCGATGTAAGGCTACCGGTAGCAGTAGTACCGATCAAAGTGATTGTACCACCAGCCACACTAGAACCAGTTGGGTTAAAGCTTGCAGTCGCTGTAGTTGGCAACACGGGAATCCCATTAGAACCTGCCGAGCAGTTGGTGGTATTACCGATGTCATTAAGGCAAAGTGCCACTGCAGTCTTATATGCATCAGCCATTGTGTTTATTTCAGCGAACCTGGCTCTCTGCGTGTAGTTGTTATACGCAGGCAACGCAATCGCCGCCAAAATACCGATGATCGCCACAACGATCATCAGTTCGATCAAGGTGAAACCCTTTTGAGCATTCATATTTCGTCTCCAGACGTGAAAAGGCCGTATGGCTCATGTACTCCAAAGCACGCCCCGTGCCATGCCTCATCGGATTGCCCCACGCCTGCGACAGGGCCCTCGCTTCGCCTGAACGCTGCTCCAGAACAACAAAACCTGACATTTTTTGTCACCTAGCACTCCCCGATTTGGCACCACCGCCCGACTACGCTATAAAACTCGCAATGTCTGTATCTGGTGCCTCAATGAACGATATCGCCCTCTCCGGTCTGGCCAAGCAATTGGTGGCGGCCGAGCTGATTACCGACAAGAACGCTCAGCAGGCGTATCAGCAAGCCCAACGCAATCGGATGTCCCTGGTCAGCTACCTGGTCCAGAACAAGCTGGTGAAGAGCCGCGAAGTCGCGGAGATTGCCTCCGAGCATTTTGGTGTCGCCCTGCTCGACCTGAGTTGCCTCGACAAGGAAAGCCAGCCCAAGGGCCTGGTCAGTGAAAAACTGATCCGCCAACACCATGTCCTGCCTCTATGGCGGCGCGGCAACAAGTTGTTCGTCGGCATCTCCGATCCGAGCAACCATCAGGCGATCACCGATATCCAGTTCAGCACCGGCCTCAACACCGAGGCGATTCTGGTCGAGGATGACAAGCTTACCGACGCCATCGACAAGTTCTTCGACAGTAACGCCACTGGCCTTGAAGACATGGCCGATGTCGATCTCGAAGGCCTGGACATCGAATCGATCGATGACAAGAAAAACGATCCCATCGCCGGCCAGGATGCCGACGACGCCCCCGTAGTGCGCTTCGTCAACAAAATGCTGCTGGATGCGATCAAGGGCGGTTCTTCCGACCTGCACTTCGAACCTTATGAGAAAATCTACCGTGTGCGCCTGCGTACCGACGGCATGCTCAGGGAAGTCGCCCGGCCGCCGATTCACCTGGCCAGCCGAATCGCCGCACGCCTGAAGGTCATGGCCAGCCTGGATATTTCCGAGCGCCGCAAACCCCAGGACGGTCGGATCAAGATGCGTATCTCGAAGAACAAGGCCATCGACTTCCGGGTCAACACCCTGCCGACCCTGTGGGGCGAAAAGATCGTGATGCGGATCCTCGATCCGTCCAGTGCCCAGATGGGCATCGATGCCCTGGGTTATGAGCCGGATCAGAAAGACCTGTACATGGCCGCGCTGAAGCAGCCACAGGGCATGATTCTGGTGACCGGTCCCACCGGGTCGGGTAAAACCGTTTCGCTCTATACCGGCCTGAATATCCTCAACACCGTGGATATCAATATCTCCACTGCCGAAGACCCGGTGGAGATCAACATGGAAGGCATCAACCAGGTCAACGTCAACCCGAAACAAGGGCTGGACTTCGCCCAGGCGCTGCGCTCATTCCTGCGCCAGGACCCGGATGTGATCATGGTCGGCGAGATCCGCGACCTGGAAACCGCCGAAATCGCGATCAAGGCGGCCCAGACCGGCCACATGGTGCTGTCGACCCTGCACACCAACAGCGCGGCGGAAACCCTGACCCGTCTGCAGAACATGGGCATTCCCGGCTTCAACATCGCCACCTCGGTCAGCCTGATCATTGCCCAGCGCCTGGCCCGCAAACTGTGCCCGCACTGCAAGAAGGAAATCGACATTCCCCAGGAGACGCTACTGAAGGAAGGCTTCCCAGCGGATCAGATCGGTACATTCAAGGTCTACGAACCTGTAGGCTGCGATCAGTGCAACGGCGGCTACAAGGGCCGCGTGGGGATTTATGAAGTGGTGAAGAACACCCAGGAACTGCAACGGCTGATCATGGCTGAAGGCAACTCGATCGAGATCGCCGATCAGATGCGCAAGGAAGGCTTCAACGACCTGCGCACCTCGGGCTTGCGCAAGGCCATGCAGGGGCTGACCAGCCTGGAAGAAGTCAACCGGGTGACCAAGGACTGATTCATGGCGACGAAAGCAGTAAAAATCAGCACCTACGCCTGGGAAGGAACCGACAAGAAAGGGACCAAGGTTTCCGGCGAACTCACCGGCCACAATCCGGCCCTGATCAAGGCGCAGTTGCGCAAGCAGGGGATCAATCCGGGCCGGGTTCGCAAGAAAGGCACCTCGCTGTTCAGTAAAGGCAAACGCATCAAGCCTCTGGACATCGCCCTGTTCACCCGCCAGATGGCCACCATGATGAAGGCCGGGGTACCGCTGCTGCAGTCCTTCGACATCATTGCCGAGGGTTTCGACAACCCGAACA from Pseudomonas asplenii harbors:
- a CDS encoding helix-turn-helix transcriptional regulator, whose protein sequence is MIQTLRSHRFPVTGNHLAKELGISVRTLYRDIATLQGQGANIEGEPGLGYVLRPGFMLPPLMFTEEEIEALVLGSRWVSERADLQLSRAAKVALSKIASVLPQDLRTELDASSLMVGTVAQTETEAIDLSQIRRAIRIEHKVQIKYLDLKGARSERTIWPVALGYFDQVRMLAGWCELRQEFRHFRTDRISALRVEPERYPRRKQILLKEWREVDILQRIQRARQPLS
- a CDS encoding O-antigen ligase family protein; the encoded protein is MLFIVFICAFKSFDFLTLAFHSLSSGVGTLDADTFLRGFSNKRFYGQFQTFTLPLLSLPLLLASKRTTRLWVFVLLAIWWMVAISGGTRGTWLGMGVAGCLMVICGRSGRRWFSWQLPAAATGLLLFWFVFGVLADHLGLTVVNFAGDRLTTSLSARDVIWQQAWDMIRERPWLGFGPMHFADIHNPIAAHPHQAILQWACEWGIPSTLLVMWLVGRGLWATFRLVRERADSNDPVDLLRVCLFASLIGALTQSMVDGVIVMPYSQLWLSLVVGWLMGIHVWKSEPAKPNAFIHWSWMGISTAAVLFLVYVVIRDVPHLDERNKLYQQQYGGHFQPRFWAQGVIAIKPE
- a CDS encoding tetratricopeptide repeat protein, with product MFEFQLSMTLRRNIYLLFAVLVAIFLLLLCYSFLNNPLIFDDEPFFREGGPAALLSSGFSLTPRLWVYDSMAANIVYFSDKIVWLRLGNLFLHFCTALVIFGFIRNLLGSLDARDSLFLNVDFAAFISAFLFAIHPLAILTQGYLIQRTIICATLLGVLGLWMFWQGLCGRRWALWGSCFFVFLSLYAKEHAVMLPALCFLLWVLHRRSQLSISSGSREIFVVLLLQGVMALSVVLWARGMIGSAYEIKSEEVLSDEVFQPDGSLYVLSVLNQMGLFFKYLAVFILPRDNALGLDLRVPFPLSYSTWWAWAGLVAFISYGAAAFVLLLRGANKGGLGFALLFPWVMFATELASVRLQEPFVLYRSYLWAPGLFFALALGLRRLKKIYIVTLVPVFLVYFFGLSYDRLLAMSMPVLVWDEAVQYYEAQGDKPGLFGGYRVYYNLGVSYLDAGYIDAASKNIEKALELKPSYEYAYYQRGKILLLRGKPEDAKVEFEHAINLRPSYARPYVGMADAFKALGQTEESQRYLELGCGKGNQLACSRAYPKAPLMLAPKA
- a CDS encoding pilin, whose translation is MNAQKGFTLIELMIVVAIIGILAAIALPAYNNYTQRARFAEINTMADAYKTAVALCLNDIGNTTNCSAGSNGIPVLPTTATASFNPTGSSVAGGTITLIGTTATGSLTSVLTPVSNGGITTWTQTGTCLAANACK
- the pilB gene encoding type IV-A pilus assembly ATPase PilB, whose product is MNDIALSGLAKQLVAAELITDKNAQQAYQQAQRNRMSLVSYLVQNKLVKSREVAEIASEHFGVALLDLSCLDKESQPKGLVSEKLIRQHHVLPLWRRGNKLFVGISDPSNHQAITDIQFSTGLNTEAILVEDDKLTDAIDKFFDSNATGLEDMADVDLEGLDIESIDDKKNDPIAGQDADDAPVVRFVNKMLLDAIKGGSSDLHFEPYEKIYRVRLRTDGMLREVARPPIHLASRIAARLKVMASLDISERRKPQDGRIKMRISKNKAIDFRVNTLPTLWGEKIVMRILDPSSAQMGIDALGYEPDQKDLYMAALKQPQGMILVTGPTGSGKTVSLYTGLNILNTVDINISTAEDPVEINMEGINQVNVNPKQGLDFAQALRSFLRQDPDVIMVGEIRDLETAEIAIKAAQTGHMVLSTLHTNSAAETLTRLQNMGIPGFNIATSVSLIIAQRLARKLCPHCKKEIDIPQETLLKEGFPADQIGTFKVYEPVGCDQCNGGYKGRVGIYEVVKNTQELQRLIMAEGNSIEIADQMRKEGFNDLRTSGLRKAMQGLTSLEEVNRVTKD